From one Anopheles cruzii chromosome 3, idAnoCruzAS_RS32_06, whole genome shotgun sequence genomic stretch:
- the LOC128273732 gene encoding extracellular serine/threonine protein kinase four-jointed, whose amino-acid sequence MFDVRTAEAGACCDQERESGDSAMSITARRRRAFQRQACLLSVMAAFSLGLALGVFVPLIGISQAASKGADRGPGAPQHPVVDGGPVAVESRSARPPAHEMPHFPTIDDIRRGSGGDDPQGVYASVSFIAEEKLLGSRGTAVDAPGSNRITDPEDGRPGKADRKPSPPLPPPPMAIVEQMLAGVGGEPAREARLGATTAEELDGVVRDGIYWGAQVERALPAGFDRHQSDSWTQYLREAQVDRLEIGCGRMQNRMLVFRDGTRACARYRQNTDQIQGELFSFYLGQLLNLTNLAPSAASIIDVEARLWSSATEDLSSSQWKPTKPVVITKWIGNLEPAGIPKPFQPLERHLNRYDVRNITEGLDKPQPSPAQHGPRSAQDGVRRLLLDRLAAPDGAASVPPARVPAPVSGLPADVLERLVELAQWSDLIVFDYLIANLDRVVNNLYNFQWNADIMAAPAHNLARQTDSALLVFLDNESGLLHGYRLLKKYEAYHGLLLDNLCVFRRPTVAALEGLRAANVGRRLNALFERTTTAQIRDVLPPLPDKSVKILVDRIDRVLGQVHKCRETFANR is encoded by the coding sequence ATGTTTGACGTGCGCACGGCCGAGGCGGGAGCTTGCTGTGATCAAGAGCGTGAGAGTGGCGATAGCGCAATGTCCATCAccgcccgacgacggcgcgccTTCCAGCGCCAGGCCTGCCTGCTCAGCGTGATGGCGGCCTTCTCGCTGGGCCTAGCGCTCGGTGTGTTCGTTCCACTGATCGGCATTTCGCAGGCCGCCTCCAAGGGTGCCGACCGAGGGCCGGGAGCTCCGCAGCACCCAGTGGTAgacggtggcccggtggccgtcGAGTCGAGATCGGCGCGACCTCCAGCGCACGAGATGCCTCACTTCCCCACGATAGACGACATCCGGCGGGGGTCCGGCGGAGACGATCCGCAGGGCGTGTACGCTTCGGTGTCCTTCATCGCCGAGGAGAAGCTCCTTGGCAGCCGGGGGACTGCAGTGGACGCACCGGGTTCCAACAGAATTACGGACCCAGAAGACGGACGTCCGGGTAAGGCGGATCGGAAACCGTCAcctccgctgccaccgccaccgatggcgatCGTGGAGCAAATGTTGGCCGGAGTTGGCGGAGAACCGGCGAGGGAGGCTCGGCTGGGCGCCACGACGGCGGAAGAGCTGGACGGTGTGGTCCGGGATGGTATCTACTGGGGTGCGCAGGTGGAACGAGCCCTTCCAGCCGGATTCGACCGGCATCAGAGTGACTCGTGGACGCAGTACCTCCGAGAGGCGCAAGTCGACCGGCTGGAGATCGGGTGCGGGCGGATGCAGAACCGGATGCTGGTGTTTCGGGATGGGACGCGGGCGTGCGCCCGCTATCGGCAGAACACGGACCAGATCCAGGGCGAGCTGTTCTCGTTCTACCTCGGCCAGCTGCTCAACCTGACGAACCTGGCCCCGAGCGCCGCCTCCATCATCGACGTCGAGGCTCGCCTATGGTCCTCGGCCACCGAGGACCTGTCGAGCTCGCAGTGGAAACCGACCAAGCCGGTGGTGATCACCAAGTGGATCGGCAACCTGGAACCGGCCGGCATCCCCAAACCGTTCCAGCCCCTCGAGCGACACCTCAACCGCTACGATGTGCGCAACATAACCGAAGGACTCGACAAGCCGCAGCCATCTCCGGCCCAGCACGGGCCCCGGTCGGCCCAGGATGGTGTCCGGAGGTTGCTGCTCGATCGACTTGCCGCGCCCGACGGGGCCGCCTCGGTGCCACCGGCCCGAGTCCCGGCGCCGGTGTCCGGGCTGCCGGCGGACGTGCTCGAGCGGCTGGTGGAGCTGGCCCAGTGGTCCGATCTGATTGTGTTCGACTATCTGATCGCGAACCTCGACCGGGTCGTCAACAACCTGTACAACTTCCAGTGGAACGCGGACATCATGGCCGCGCCCGCGCACAACCTCGCCCGCCAGACCGACTCGGCGCTGCTCGTGTTCCTCGACAACGAGTCGGGGCTGCTGCACGGCTACCGGCTGCTGAAGAAGTACGAGGCCTACCACGGCCTGCTGCTCGACAACCTGTGCGTGTTCCGgcgcccgacggtggcggccctcGAGGGGCTGCGGGCCGCCAACGTGGGCCGCCGGCTGAACGCGCTGTTCGagcgcacgacgacggcgcagaTCCGGGAcgtgctgccgccgctgccggacaAGTCCGTCAAGATTCTAGTCGACCGCATCGACCGGGTCCTCGGCCAGGTGCACAAGTGCCGCGAAACCTTCGCCAACCGATAG